The following are from one region of the Sandaracinus amylolyticus genome:
- a CDS encoding GNAT family N-acetyltransferase yields MKWTKGEHEIDTDKTRLDVGLVHRFLGEESYWAKGISRARVERAIELSCCFGLYRGERQLGYARVISDEVTFAYLCDVFVLPEARGSGLGKWLVEVSTGQHEVRRWMLGTLDAHGLYAQHGFGPMREPRRFMERLDPDIYTRGG; encoded by the coding sequence ATGAAGTGGACGAAGGGCGAGCACGAGATCGACACCGACAAGACGCGCCTCGACGTGGGCCTCGTCCATCGCTTCCTCGGCGAGGAGTCGTACTGGGCGAAGGGCATCTCCCGCGCGCGCGTCGAGCGCGCGATCGAGCTCTCGTGCTGCTTCGGGCTCTATCGCGGCGAGCGCCAGCTCGGCTACGCGCGCGTCATCAGCGACGAGGTCACGTTCGCCTATCTGTGCGACGTGTTCGTGCTGCCCGAGGCGCGAGGCTCCGGTCTCGGCAAGTGGCTCGTCGAGGTGAGCACCGGGCAGCACGAGGTGCGGCGATGGATGCTGGGCACCCTCGATGCCCACGGGCTCTACGCGCAGCACGGCTTCGGGCCCATGCGCGAGCCACGACGTTTCATGGAACGGCTGGATCCGGACATCTACACGCGTGGCGGATGA